The proteins below come from a single Candidatus Hydrogenedentota bacterium genomic window:
- a CDS encoding penicillin acylase family protein, which translates to MRRSAMALCLLLFVSGALAADLPGAGPDAGKVVVYRDTWGVPHIYAPTAEQGVYAMGWAQAQDRPDDLLRNLLRGAGELASIEGEGAVDSDRIVAMWDLYSGCKKRVDEMERTNPAPPTYVLMKAYVRGINDYYEHNPKAKPEWWGDRQIDVAMVMAFGRIFLQNWSFDDGFDDLKRGGVEPGTFRMSRGSNQWAVAPVRSAENVPILYVDPHLGWLGVTRFWEFRIHAGDLAGSGFSLPGMPFIGLGHNENVAWAMTTGGPDTADVYELTLNDDASAYKYNDEWRPVHKRMAAIQVKGADPVALTLLHSHHGPIAAIQDGKGYAIKSSYWDATDGNAAWFEFNLAKDYTGVKNGLATLQVFPQNVMVADTSGNIYYQRTGRVPKRPSGYDWSKPVDGSTSKTEWLGLHRADDHLQVLNPPQGYMQNCNIPPDSMMVGSPFKVDLERPYLFADLSHSASRDGWSNTRGARAVELLSNDASVTVEEALAYAADAKLFGADRWLELLKMADAKFGADARKDGDLAAALDELLAWDSQLLPESKGALKYYYWRKQAKQDMGDAYNALRKRVNNFRAPLGVPNPPLDPSDDELKALMTAFVNGMADLKADLGSLDKTYGDVFRDGRGDMSWPCGGGGDGDLDMTTLRNVNYSNERDDHTRWGRSGQTSTQIIVLSRPIQSWTYVPHGQSDDPKSPHFADQAEKLFTKGKLKDTWWTPEELAANIESREELPTSK; encoded by the coding sequence ATGCGCAGGTCTGCAATGGCACTTTGTTTATTGCTTTTCGTATCCGGGGCGCTCGCCGCCGACCTCCCCGGCGCGGGGCCCGACGCGGGCAAAGTCGTCGTCTACCGCGACACCTGGGGCGTACCGCACATTTACGCGCCTACCGCCGAACAGGGGGTATATGCAATGGGCTGGGCGCAGGCCCAAGACCGGCCCGACGACTTGCTTCGCAACCTGCTTCGCGGCGCCGGCGAACTTGCGAGCATCGAAGGCGAAGGCGCAGTCGATTCGGACCGCATCGTTGCGATGTGGGACTTGTACAGCGGCTGCAAGAAGCGCGTCGACGAAATGGAGCGGACAAATCCCGCGCCCCCCACCTACGTGCTGATGAAAGCCTACGTGCGCGGCATCAACGATTATTACGAACACAATCCAAAGGCGAAGCCCGAGTGGTGGGGCGACCGTCAAATTGACGTCGCCATGGTCATGGCCTTCGGCCGCATCTTTCTGCAGAATTGGTCCTTCGACGATGGCTTCGACGATCTCAAGCGCGGCGGCGTCGAGCCGGGGACCTTTCGAATGTCGCGCGGTTCCAACCAATGGGCCGTCGCGCCCGTGCGCAGCGCGGAGAACGTGCCGATTCTCTACGTCGATCCGCACCTCGGCTGGCTCGGCGTAACGCGGTTCTGGGAGTTCCGCATTCACGCCGGCGACCTCGCCGGCAGCGGGTTCTCCCTGCCCGGTATGCCGTTCATCGGCCTTGGCCACAACGAAAACGTCGCGTGGGCAATGACCACCGGCGGGCCCGACACCGCAGACGTCTATGAACTCACGCTGAATGACGACGCCTCCGCCTACAAATACAACGACGAGTGGCGCCCGGTCCATAAGCGCATGGCCGCGATACAAGTGAAAGGCGCCGATCCGGTCGCGCTAACGCTGCTTCACTCCCACCACGGTCCCATCGCCGCAATTCAGGACGGAAAGGGCTACGCAATCAAATCGTCGTACTGGGATGCGACCGACGGCAACGCCGCCTGGTTCGAGTTCAACTTGGCAAAGGACTACACCGGCGTGAAGAACGGTCTCGCGACGCTTCAGGTCTTCCCGCAAAACGTCATGGTCGCGGACACCTCCGGCAACATCTACTACCAGCGCACCGGCCGCGTGCCCAAACGTCCCTCAGGCTATGACTGGTCAAAACCCGTCGACGGCTCCACCTCGAAAACCGAGTGGCTCGGCCTACACAGAGCGGACGATCACCTCCAGGTGCTCAACCCCCCGCAGGGCTACATGCAGAACTGCAACATCCCGCCCGATTCCATGATGGTGGGCAGTCCGTTCAAAGTCGATCTCGAGCGGCCCTATCTGTTCGCCGATCTCAGCCACAGCGCCTCACGCGACGGTTGGTCCAATACGCGCGGCGCGCGCGCCGTTGAACTCCTGAGCAACGACGCAAGCGTCACAGTGGAAGAAGCCCTCGCGTACGCAGCCGATGCAAAACTGTTCGGCGCGGACCGATGGCTCGAGCTGCTGAAAATGGCCGACGCAAAGTTCGGCGCGGATGCGCGCAAAGACGGCGATCTCGCGGCCGCGTTGGACGAACTGCTCGCGTGGGACAGCCAACTCCTCCCCGAATCCAAAGGCGCGCTCAAGTACTACTACTGGCGCAAGCAGGCCAAACAGGATATGGGCGACGCGTACAACGCGCTGCGTAAACGGGTGAACAATTTCCGCGCACCGCTCGGCGTGCCCAATCCGCCCCTCGACCCCAGTGACGACGAACTGAAGGCATTGATGACAGCCTTTGTAAATGGCATGGCCGATCTAAAGGCCGATCTCGGTTCACTCGACAAAACATACGGCGACGTGTTCCGCGACGGACGCGGCGACATGTCCTGGCCCTGCGGCGGCGGCGGCGACGGCGATCTCGACATGACTACGCTGCGCAACGTCAATTACTCGAACGAACGCGACGACCACACGCGCTGGGGCCGCAGCGGCCAAACCTCAACGCAAATCATCGTGCTATCGAGACCCATACAAAGCTGGACCTACGTCCCCCACGGCCAAAGCGACGATCCAAAGTCGCCGCACTTCGCCGACCAGGCGGAGAAACTGTTCACCAAAGGCAAACTGAAAGACACATGGTGGACGCCCGAGGAACTCGCCGCCAACATCGAAAGCCGCGAAGAACTCCCAACATCAAAATGA
- a CDS encoding PIG-L family deacetylase produces MRRLALIAILLLGTMSIAFAQPIAEPLVSNPPAVPDAERVENLRGKKVMVFTPHPDDEHFSMAGTLAKLVKNGNTITVVIFTNDNKGSKDLEMTRERLAQIRRAEEEAASAVVGIPKENLIWLGYEDGDLEYADPYLLRGELARLIKKHRPDVVFSADPGTKWVQWHKSDHRLAAYIVQDAFRAAEWHLYYPQHLLDEKLEPYGVPLAYFYYSQEPNYEVDITDIYETKVKAVAAHVSQFEPSITKYTPEMPEAALNELREGLRKATESNGRVVERFRRVAAPG; encoded by the coding sequence ATGCGCAGGTTAGCCCTTATCGCCATACTATTGCTCGGTACAATGTCCATCGCGTTCGCGCAACCCATCGCCGAGCCGTTGGTGTCTAATCCTCCGGCAGTGCCCGACGCGGAGCGGGTCGAGAACCTCAGGGGCAAGAAGGTGATGGTGTTCACGCCGCACCCGGACGATGAACATTTTTCGATGGCGGGGACGTTGGCGAAGCTGGTGAAGAACGGGAATACGATTACAGTCGTGATCTTTACCAATGACAATAAGGGGTCGAAGGACCTGGAGATGACGCGGGAGCGGTTGGCGCAAATTCGCCGCGCGGAAGAGGAGGCGGCAAGCGCGGTTGTGGGCATTCCGAAGGAGAACCTGATCTGGCTGGGTTATGAGGACGGCGATCTCGAGTATGCCGATCCATATCTGTTGCGCGGGGAGTTGGCGCGATTGATCAAGAAGCACAGGCCGGACGTGGTGTTCAGCGCGGACCCCGGGACGAAGTGGGTGCAGTGGCACAAGTCGGACCACCGGTTGGCTGCGTACATTGTGCAGGACGCGTTTCGCGCCGCGGAGTGGCATTTGTATTATCCGCAGCATTTGTTGGACGAGAAACTCGAACCATACGGGGTACCGCTTGCGTACTTCTATTACTCGCAGGAACCAAATTACGAAGTGGACATCACGGATATCTACGAGACGAAAGTGAAGGCGGTCGCGGCGCACGTGAGCCAATTCGAACCGTCGATCACCAAGTACACGCCGGAGATGCCTGAAGCAGCCTTGAACGAATTGCGCGAGGGGTTGCGTAAGGCAACGGAAAGCAATGGGCGCGTAGTGGAGCGCTTTCGCCGCGTGGCTGCGCCGGGTTGA
- a CDS encoding PTS sugar transporter subunit IIA, translating into MSSTTEIRFSDFVRIENIRCPIIARDWAEAIRELVTLLHRNGGGFDLDSTIDRCLRREAASSTVIAPRLALLHVRVDTIDRVLVAVGIAPGGIAFPTKTRGTVEAIILLLSPRTDPDLYLQTLAAVTRDLHAESARERLVQCQTAGEVHEFFLESSGELPPHLLARDVMEKHAVTILETDTLREAIDAMCSQRLMDVTVVDEEGDLRGAVSLEDILRLSLPEHLLWMHDLTPLLRFEPFAELLRQDRDRKVADFMRERVLTVPPDMPAIQVAKLFLTEGERQVRVVDGRRLLGTIELRDFMAMLFWA; encoded by the coding sequence ATGTCGTCCACGACCGAGATTCGCTTTTCGGACTTTGTCCGGATCGAGAATATCCGGTGTCCGATTATCGCACGAGACTGGGCCGAGGCGATCCGCGAACTTGTCACGTTGCTGCATCGCAACGGAGGCGGCTTCGATCTGGACTCGACGATTGACCGTTGTTTGCGCCGCGAGGCGGCGTCTTCGACGGTCATAGCGCCGCGGCTGGCGTTGCTGCATGTGCGGGTGGACACGATCGATCGCGTGCTTGTCGCAGTGGGCATTGCACCGGGCGGCATTGCGTTTCCCACGAAGACGCGCGGTACGGTCGAAGCCATCATTCTCCTCTTAAGCCCGCGGACGGACCCCGACCTTTACTTGCAGACGCTCGCGGCGGTCACGCGCGACCTGCACGCGGAAAGCGCGCGGGAGCGGCTCGTCCAATGCCAAACGGCGGGTGAAGTCCACGAGTTTTTTCTTGAATCCAGCGGCGAATTGCCCCCGCACCTGCTCGCGCGCGACGTGATGGAAAAGCATGCAGTCACGATCCTGGAAACGGACACCCTGCGCGAAGCGATTGATGCAATGTGTTCGCAGCGGCTGATGGATGTGACGGTAGTCGACGAGGAAGGCGACCTGCGCGGGGCGGTATCGCTCGAGGACATCCTGCGGCTGAGCCTGCCCGAACACCTGTTATGGATGCACGATCTCACGCCGCTGCTGCGGTTCGAGCCGTTCGCGGAATTGTTGCGGCAGGACCGCGATCGCAAGGTGGCGGATTTCATGCGCGAGCGCGTGTTGACGGTCCCGCCGGACATGCCCGCGATCCAGGTGGCGAAGTTGTTTCTAACCGAAGGCGAGCGGCAGGTGCGGGTCGTCGATGGACGACGCTTACTCGGCACAATCGAATTGCGCGATTTTATGGCGATGTTGTTTTGGGCGTAG